From a single Cyclobacterium marinum DSM 745 genomic region:
- a CDS encoding sulfatase, translated as MLRKFIVFFMIVSQTFHSYGQLTKNTLKKPNILFIMVDDLRPELACYGQSHIKSPNIDRLARMGQVFKRAYVNYPVCGPSRAILLSGLYGSPNRFNGWNCSLDKDVPGIVSLPMHFKNNHYTTVSLGKVFNNFDDGKGSWDEIWRPALTTTEWDYQSEESIGIFKKRNENRQFNSEPRNNQNLPKRGPAFENPRISDEIYQDGKIATKAVEKLQQFKANGDAFFLAVGFKKPHLPFNAPQRYWELYDTAEIQLPDNFYPPQEAPKESLHEYSELRAYSNIPVNGPLSENLSKKLIHGYYASISYVDAQIGRMLDAMENLGLEEETIVVLWGDHGWQLGEHGLWCKHSNFSTSLQIPLIFKIPGESVGVKHESLVETVDIFPTLCELASIKAPFHVQGKSFASLLNGENFVGKVALYSRSNLGGETVITKTHSYTEFYNKAGQVKANMLFDLTIDPNENQNIVADQEKQEIISEMSRMLKHHKATRDNIALP; from the coding sequence ATGTTGAGAAAATTTATTGTGTTTTTTATGATTGTTAGCCAAACATTCCATAGCTATGGTCAGCTGACAAAAAATACTTTAAAGAAGCCTAATATTCTGTTCATTATGGTGGATGATCTACGGCCAGAGTTGGCGTGCTATGGGCAATCTCATATAAAATCTCCCAATATTGATAGGTTGGCAAGAATGGGGCAGGTATTTAAGAGAGCTTATGTTAACTATCCTGTGTGTGGTCCCAGTAGGGCCATATTATTATCCGGTTTGTATGGTAGTCCTAATCGGTTTAATGGATGGAATTGTTCGCTAGATAAGGATGTCCCTGGAATTGTAAGCCTGCCCATGCATTTTAAAAATAACCATTACACTACAGTCTCTCTAGGAAAGGTTTTTAATAATTTTGATGATGGTAAAGGAAGTTGGGATGAAATCTGGAGACCTGCACTGACAACAACTGAATGGGATTACCAATCGGAAGAAAGCATTGGAATTTTCAAAAAGCGCAATGAAAATAGGCAGTTCAATTCAGAACCAAGAAATAACCAAAATCTACCCAAAAGAGGCCCTGCATTTGAAAACCCTAGGATTTCAGATGAGATCTATCAAGATGGAAAAATTGCTACTAAAGCAGTGGAAAAATTACAACAATTTAAAGCCAACGGAGATGCATTCTTTTTAGCAGTTGGATTTAAAAAACCTCACTTACCATTTAATGCTCCCCAAAGATATTGGGAACTATATGATACAGCCGAGATTCAATTGCCTGATAATTTTTACCCCCCTCAAGAGGCGCCAAAAGAATCGCTTCATGAATACAGTGAACTTCGGGCCTATTCCAATATTCCTGTAAATGGACCATTATCGGAAAACCTTTCAAAAAAGCTGATTCATGGCTACTATGCTAGTATAAGCTATGTAGATGCTCAAATTGGAAGGATGTTGGATGCAATGGAAAATCTTGGCTTGGAAGAGGAGACTATAGTGGTGTTGTGGGGAGACCATGGCTGGCAGTTGGGGGAACATGGGCTGTGGTGCAAGCATTCCAATTTTAGCACCTCTTTACAAATACCCTTAATATTTAAAATTCCCGGTGAATCTGTTGGTGTGAAACATGAATCTCTGGTAGAAACGGTGGATATTTTCCCTACTTTATGTGAATTGGCAAGTATTAAAGCACCTTTTCATGTGCAAGGCAAAAGCTTTGCAAGTCTGCTTAACGGTGAAAACTTTGTAGGAAAAGTGGCTTTGTATAGCAGGTCCAATTTGGGAGGAGAAACAGTGATTACTAAAACCCATTCCTATACGGAATTTTATAATAAAGCAGGGCAAGTCAAAGCCAATATGTTATTTGATTTAACGATCGACCCAAACGAAAACCAAAATATTGTAGCGGATCAAGAAAAACAAGAAATCATTTCTGAAATGAGCAGAATGTTAAAACATCATAAAGCCACCAGAGACAATATTGCCCTACCTTAA